One genomic segment of Bradyrhizobium prioriisuperbiae includes these proteins:
- a CDS encoding substrate-binding domain-containing protein, producing MKKLALVLASLVMATFPTMAADINIMSGGAPKEALAVLIPQFEKQTGHHIKMAYMVISALQQKLAAGETPDMVFMPTTAIANLAKEGKLRAEGSAPFGIVKIVTIVKEGAPRPDISTPEAFRATLLKAQSVVYSTPTATPSGAHMAKVVAQLEIADAVEKKVTYRPALDGGVEMVADGKAEIGIYPSSEVIHVKGVTQAGPLPDALQMNLIYGAATTVANPNPEPALAFIRFMTSKDNLGVWKNAGFEPPAN from the coding sequence ATGAAAAAACTCGCACTGGTCCTCGCTTCTCTTGTGATGGCAACCTTTCCCACCATGGCCGCAGACATCAACATCATGAGCGGCGGCGCGCCGAAAGAGGCGCTCGCCGTGCTGATCCCCCAATTCGAAAAACAGACCGGTCATCACATCAAAATGGCCTACATGGTCATCTCGGCCCTGCAGCAGAAACTGGCTGCGGGCGAGACCCCTGACATGGTGTTTATGCCAACCACGGCGATCGCCAATCTTGCCAAGGAAGGCAAGCTGCGGGCCGAGGGCAGCGCACCGTTCGGCATCGTCAAGATCGTCACCATCGTCAAGGAAGGCGCACCGCGCCCGGATATCTCGACACCGGAGGCGTTCCGCGCCACGCTGCTGAAGGCACAGTCCGTGGTGTATTCGACGCCGACGGCCACACCGAGCGGCGCCCACATGGCCAAGGTGGTGGCGCAGCTCGAGATCGCCGACGCGGTTGAAAAGAAAGTGACCTATCGCCCCGCGCTCGATGGCGGCGTCGAGATGGTCGCCGACGGCAAGGCCGAGATCGGCATCTATCCCTCCAGCGAAGTGATTCACGTGAAGGGTGTCACCCAGGCGGGCCCTCTGCCGGACGCTTTGCAGATGAACCTGATCTATGGCGCGGCGACGACGGTTGCGAATCCAAATCCTGAGCCGGCGCTGGCCTTCATCAGGTTTATGACCAGCAAGGACAATCTCGGCGTGTGGAAAAACGCAGGCTTCGAGCCGCCGGCAAACTAG